GCAGCGCGTTCATAGAGCAGATGTGCCGCCTGCGCTGCCCCCTTCGGTGCATGAGGTTGCGCCGCTTCGTCCTCGAAGTTTGCCGCAGCGCCGTACAGGATCGCGTCACCACCAGGAGTAGACGGTGTCACTACTCCCTTATCGCGGATCCAACCCGAGGCCGGAGTGACGGTGTCGCTGTCGTCGGTAAACTCGGGCTTATTCTCGTCGTTGGTATCCTCGACGTCGGTGTTGGCGAAGACCTGGATCCAAGGGCCGTTGCGCTGAACGATGACAACCTCGTGTCCGGGAGTCACCACGGAGAGCTTCTGCGCGTCGGCATCGGCAGTGACATAAACGTTGGCCTGATGCAGCACGGTGGCACGAGCGGCGCGGTCATAGCCCGATTTGTCCTTCGGCTTCTGCGCTGCCGCAACTCCTGATGCAAACAACAGAATTGTCGATACCGGAAGGATCAATCGTTGGCGAAGAGTTCGCTGAAGCAATAGAGCACGCATAGACGATTATTAGACGCTCCATTCAGGGTATGGGGAGAGCCCATGCGCCATGATAGCGGCTGTTGCAAGGAAAGTGCAGTTCAGGCGCTCACGGATTCGCGGGCAACATGGACCCGGTCGCGGCCAGCGTGCTTGGCATCGTATAGCGCACGATCAGCCAGACGGACCAGGTCCGTGGCATCGTGAGCGGGAGCGGGATACATTGCGACGCCGATAGACACCGAGATCTGGCGCAGAGTCTCTCCCTTGGACCGTACACGCAGCTTACCGACGGCTTCACGGATCAGCTCCGCACGCTCAATGGCGGTCTCTTCGTTCGTCTCTGGAAGGATAATAATGAACTCTTCGCCACCATAACGGCAGACCACATCTTCGCTGCGTACCGACTGGCGGAAGCATTCGGCGACTTCCCGAAGAACAGTATCGCCTGCCTCGTGGCCAAAGGTGTCGTTGAAAGCCTTGAAGTGATCCACATCGATCATGAGAATGGCCAGAGGAGTTGTGCTGCGAAGAGCGCGATGCACCTCGCGCTCGAGAGCGATTGCCATAAAGTGGCGATTGAAGAGCCGCGTGAGGCCATCGCGAATGGATTGATTTTCAAGCTTTGCGCGCAGGTTGAGGCTGGCGATAGTCATCGCTGCCAGCTCAACCATCTCGTTGACCTGGAGGATGCGACCGCGCGCGAGGTCTGCAATCTCTTGCGTGGGAAAGGTGAGATAAACAAAGCCGAGGGTCTCCCCCTGCGCAGTCAGGGGGATGCAGACATAGTTTTCCGGCGGCTCGCCGGTGAAGTGGCTGCAGTTGATAGCGGAGTGGCCGGGAGAACGCCACCGCAGATGCCCAGCCCGCAACCCGCAGCAGGCATCGGGAGCGAAGCCATCAGCCAGCGAGGCAGGGCTATTCCATGTGGCTGCGATCTCCAGCATGCTGCGCGAATTGTTAATGATCAGGGTTGCGCCGCTGCTCCCGGGAACAAGCGCCTGGAGATGACGGCAGGTACAAGCCTGGGCCTCGGCTGACGTAACGCACAGATGCAGTTCGTCGCGCGTCGTCTTCAGAAGAGCGGCCTCCGCTCCACGACGTTCGAGCGCTTCAATCGTGGCTTCAAGATTGTCGTTCGCAACCGATAATTGCTTCTCGAATGACCGGCGGCGCAGCGCGTCGCGAATGAGAAACCCGAAGAGGACAACCAGCACCAACAGTAAAAGCCCAAGGTAGCCAGCGCCAGCGAGCAGGCTTCGAACGCTGCTGTCCTGCGACTCGTTAGAGCGCTGCGTTAACAGACCGCGCTCCTCTTGCTGAATCACATCGAGAACGTTGTGGGAGGCCTGGAGCTGCCGATCCGGAACGGCTCTCGATTGCCGGGCAGTCTCTACCGCACGGGCCAAATCGTCAATCGAGGTCTCCAGCTCATCGACGTGACGCCGCTGCGAGGCGTTGTCCTGCAAGAGATTTTGCAACGTAGAGACACCGCTCTGGGCAGCAGCCAGGGAGGACTCTGAAGCGCGCAGATAATTTATGTCTCCGGTCGCCTGGAAGAGCTGCATGCTCGAGCTGATCCGGTCAAGCCGTTGCGACTCTAACTGGAGGGTGCTGAGAACGGTCTGAGAGTGATCCAGCCAATTCCGAATCTCGATCAGATGCCGTGTATTCGAGTAGACGATTAGACCGCCACCGACAGTAAAAACAAACGCTCCAATGGCAGACAGGAGCAGAAGAGGGATCACCTTACTTGGTTTAAGAGGAGCGTGCCGAGAGGAGGAAAGTTCAGTCAATTTGAGGGGTCCAAGACACGTATCTTCAGTACGACTCTCACTTAGCGTACCGCAACTCTACCTGAACATGCTGATACGAAAGTGGTAGTGCAATCCGGGGTGATTACACCCGACGCAGCCTTGAGTGTCAATTCAACGTCTTTCGCAGCCCCGGCTCCAGGTTTCCTCCGCTCAGCACCAGAGCCACCTTGCGCACGCGCGGCAGCTTGCGAGCATGGTACAGCGCCGCGGCAAAAGCTACGGCTCCGCTGGGCTCGGGCACCAGCTTGGTGGCCAACAGCATCGTCCGCATCGCCGACAGAATCTCGTCCTCGGTTATAGTGACGATCCCATCCACGTAGGCCAGAATGTGCTCGAAGTTGAGCGCGCCAAGGCTCTGAGTGCGGAGACCGTCGCCTATCGTCCGGGTCGTCTTCTCCGCAGGCCACCGGATCAACCGCCGTGCCTCGAAGCTCTCTTTTGCGTCCGCCGCCAACTCCGGCTCTGCACCCCAGACCTGCACGGACGGCATGGTCAGCTTTACGGCTGCTCCGGTTCCGCTCAACAGCCCACCGCCGCTTACCGGCGCAATGATGAGGTCAACACTGGGAAGCTGCTCCAGAATCTCCATCGCACAGGTTCCCTGTCCCGCAATGATTGCAGGATGGTCATAAGGTGGAATGACGGCATAACCAAACTGTGCGGCAAGCTCTTCGGCCTTGGCCTGACGCTCGGAAGATGCTAGACCAACGATAACAATCTCGGCACCGAGCGCTTTTGTCGCCGCCATCTTGATCTCCGGGGTGTTGTCGGGCATGACGATGACGGCCTTTGCGCCGAGTGCTCGCGCAGCATAGGCAACGCCCTGGGCATGGTTGCCGCTGGAGTAGGTGATGACGCCGCGCTGCAATGCCTCTGGCGACAACTGCGCCACCATGTTGTACGCTCCGCGCAGCTTGAAGCTGCCGATGGGCTGCTCGCTCTCTGCCTTGATATAGATATCGAAGTCCGGCTCAGGCAGCTTTGCCATCCGCAGGCGGGCACGCTCCAACCGGTAGAGTGGGGTTCGCACGGCCACGCCGGCGAGCCTCTGCTTCGCTGCGCGAATCTCATCGAGCGTCACCAGATTGCTCATCTTCCTTCCTCAATCGTCAAAAAATTCGGCCCAGCCCGAAGTACCACTTGTAGTGTCCGCTACCGCCGATGCTGCCGCCTCCATAGACAGGGCCGATCAACGTCTTCATCACCACAATCGCGGTCCCATCGTTAGGCACGGAGGGCGTGTTGGCATTAGCTCCGTTCAGCTTGGCGATCTCATAGAAGCCACCTGCATAGATTGCATCGCCAAAGATAGGGTTCAGATGCGACAGTCGAACCAGATAGCCGGCCTGCCCGAGAAAATAATCGTCGCTCAGCAGCTCCCCACGATCATAGGCAGTCAAGCGCAGAGGACCGCCCAATGAAAATCCGGCAAGCCCAAGATTCGATGCGCCAAAACTTGTGCCTCCGCTGGCAGTGCCGAAGAGGATGCCGCGTTTTCCTGACGGGATAAAGTGCTCCGTCGTTATGTTCAACTGCGAGAGTCCGCTATTTGAATTGGGCCTCTGAGTGTAATAGCTGAAGTTCGAATATACCTCCGAGCCCTTCGTTGGCAGCATCACCTCATCCTGGCCCAGATATTGAAACCGTACCGAAGTAACCAGAGGAGTAATGTTGAACTCCTGCCCTATTGTATTTCCAACAATACGGCGCTCGCCGAACCACTGGTAGTCTTCGCCTGCGCGCAGCTCGGTCCGTGCATTGAACTGATAACCGATATCGGCACCAAGCCCATTCCTACGCTGCTTGAACTGTGCCAGTTGATCGCTGCCTGAGTAGTAACCGGTCTCCGAATGCGTCACATAAGCATGCGGAGCGACGAACCATCGCGAGGTCAGCGTCAGCGGCTTGTAAAGCTCCGCATCGAAGCCTGCAACCTGCCCTACCATTCCATCAATGCGCAGCTCTGAACGAGGACCGGCGATATCCAGAAATGTGGCCCTTGCGCCGAACCCAAGCTGAATATCATTTGAATCGTTGGATAGAAGAGTCAATCCCAGGTTCAGAAATGGCGGAGCATAGTCTTTCGTTCGAGGCCGAATCAACAATCCCGGCTTGCCGTTCTCGTCTATCAGGTTGTAGTTGATGATCGAATAATTTCCCGTACCTTCGAGGTCTGAGATAGTCCGCTCAATTGCCGTTGTGTCGACTGGCTTGCCAACAAATTTTTTAAACGACGCAGCAACCTCAGATTGCTCTGCGCCCTTCAACCCATAGACGTCTACAAACTGAGGCACCGGCACTTTGGTACGCCGCCGTGAGTTGCGGTTCGCGAGATATGCATTCCAGTCAGCGTCGTCGAGAGCATATTTTTCAAGTGCCCCAGCCTGCGCCTGTGCGGCCTCCTGACCCAGTGGAATAATTTCGGCGCTCTTATCAAAGTCCGTTGCGCTGAACTTACTGACGTCCGCCTTGATCAGCACAGTGGCATTCTTCATGCTGGCCTGTTCATTCGCTGCCACCATGATTGACACATTTCTGCCGGCCACAGCCAGCGGAGAACTCAGACTCTGCGACTTAACCGGCCCTGTATCCAAATACACTGCAATCACAATGTCCGCACCCATGTCACGCGCCACGTCTACGGGAAGATTGTCGACAGCGGCTCCATCGGAGTAAATTTCGTCGCCATGCTGGACGGGAGCGAACATGCCGGGAATCGACATCGTTGCACGCATTGCCTGTGCCAGTGAGCCGTCTTCGAAGACATGCTTCTTGCCAGTCACAATCTCGGTTGCGACACAGCGAAAGGGGATAGGAAGATCGTCAAAGCTTTGCAGATCGTAGTAGGGCATCAGAGTGCGGTCAAAGAGCAGGCCCACTGCCGCGCCAGAGTTCAAACCCCTCGGTACGCTGATTCCATGCTTCAGCCCAAGCTCTAACCGATTGGGATATGCCAGCCTGTCTTCTTTTCTGCGATAGCTCAACGCCTGGAACGGAACCTGGCCGCTCAACACTCCGGGCCAGTGAATGCGGCCCACGAACGACTTGATGTCATCGGGATTGTTGCCCGCGGCATACAGGCCGCCAACCAAGCCGCCCATACTGGTTCCGGCTACGTAATCAACCGGAATGTGATGAGCCTCCAGCCACTCGATTGCGCCGATATGCGCAAAGCCCAGTGCCCCGCCACCCTCAAGCACCAGCCCAATAGTGGGTCGCTTCGGAGGAATGATCTTCGGCTTTTGTGCCGCTATGGCCGATACCCCCGACAGAAGAGTCGCACAGCCTAACCCAAGAAGAATGCTCCGAGAAAAAGCGCTCTTTGTGAAAGAGATCATCTGCAGATAAATCTATCAGCAACATCTCTTCGATGGACGCTCGCAGGTGCCTTCGTCGATTACACCGTAGTTACACTTTGTCTGCATCAAAAGAAGCGACCGGTTGTTTCTCATCCTTCCTGACGTATGATCCATCAGTCATAGAGGAGTAATACAGATGTGCTTTTCAGCCAGCGCAAATTTCACAGGGAGCGCCATCCTGGGAACGATCGGAGTCGCAACCTTAGCCGAGGTGAAGCACCGGCGCGCATTTATGTTTGCAGCCATGCCTCTGCTGTTTGCCGTGCATCAGTTCATCGAAGGATTCGTGTGGCTGGGAATCGACAATATTCTGCCCGCGTATGTTGCCCACGATGCCGGTGCCGCATTTGTCCTGTACGCGCAGGGCTTGCTTCCCTTTCTGCTGCCCCTGAGCGTGTATCTCATCGAGCCGACACGCAACCGGCAAAAGCGAATGCTCTGGTTCGTGTTGCTGGGCGGCTGCCTGGCGTTGTACATCCTTTGGGGATTGACCGCCTATCCTCTGCAAGTCTCCGCGCGCGGTCACAGCATCGTCTACTTCAATCCAGTGACGACAACGACCGTGGTTGCCGTGCTCTATGTCATCGCAACCTGCGGCGCTCTGCTCTTTTCAGGATTTCGCTACCTGATCGCACTCGGCATCGCCAATATTGCAGGGCTGCTGGTAGTGATGATCGTGATGCGTTACGCGTTTACTTCGATCTGGTGTGCTTATGCTGCAGTGATCAGCGTTCTGATCTACTTTCATTTCCGCCGAAGACGTCGCATGCCACCCGTGGTCTATACGGCCACCGCGTAAGCCGTATTTTGTTTTGCCTTCTACACTCGAAAGGGCTAAGCTCGCCTACTGTACCGAAGTCCTGGAGGATTCATGCATTCACGAGCACTCCTATTGAGCACGATCATTTTCTTCGGCTTATCCACAGCGTATCCGGCTGCTTCGCAAGACCGGTCCAATAATCCTCAGAATAATACCGACAACAGAGGTAACCAGGGCAGACCCGGTGGCCCACAAACGAAGCCCAGCCCAGGCGGCGGCAATGCGCGACCCCAACCTGGTCGGCCTAACCCTGGTGGTGGAAATCAGAAGCCACAGCCGAGTCGTCCGCAACCTGGCAAGCCGCAACCAAGCCGTCCCCAGCCATCTCGGCCAAATCCCGGTAAGCCTAATCCCAGCCGGCCTAGTCCAGGGCGGCCAAATCCTGGTCGTCCTAATCCCGGCCGACCGGGTCCTAGCCGACCGCCGCAGTGGGGACACCGCCCATCAAGGCGTCCGTCGTACAGCTTCCGTCCCAATGATCGTGCCTATCTACACCGCTACTATTTGAGCCGTCTTGCCGCAATTAATCGCGCCAATCGGATACGCTTCGTCATTGGTGGGTTCTTCCCGTACGCTTATATCCCCGACATCGCTCCTCTGCCGCCGGATGTGTATGGATACCTCCCTCCACCACCCCCTGGCTATGCGATGGGTTACTACGACGGTTATGTCGTCGTCTACGATCCTGTCACCTATTACATTGCCAATGTCATCGACCTGTTGCAATAACCGTTCTTTCCGCTCGACTCAAATAAAAAGGCGCCCCGCGAAGGGCGCCTTTTTGCAGCTTTCAAATCGAAAGATCAGATCTCCAGAATGACTGGCATAATCAGAGGACGGCGACTGGTGCTCTTCTGGATATACCGCTTGAGGTCGGTGCGAATCTTTTCCTTGATCACACCGTAGTCAGCCTTCTCCTCTGGGCTGGAGTTGTCGAGCGTGCGCTGCACGATCTGTCGTGCCTCTGGGATCAATCCTTGCTCAGCCACAGCCATGCCACGCATTACGATCTCGGGTGCATTCTCAAGCAGCCCAGTCCGTTTGTTGATAGCAATGATCGGCAACACAATTCCATCTTCGCTGAGGTGTTTGCGATCGCGGATAATCAGGTCTCCAACAACATCGTTCGAAGCGCCGCCAGAGTCGATGCAAACGCGACCCACAGTTACCTTGCCGGTCTTGGTGGCCGAGTTCTTATCCAACTCCAGAACGTCGCCATCTTCTAACAGGATCGTCTTCTCCACGACGCCCATCGAGCCAGCAAGTTCCACATGTCGCTTGAGGTGGCGATAGTCGCCATGCACAGGAATAAAGAACTTCGGACGAACGAGGTTGATCATCAGACGCAGCTCTTCCTGGCTACCGTGTCCGCTGACGTGGATCAGTCCCGAAGCGCCATCATCGTAAATAACCTTGGCGTCGCGACGCTCCAGATGGTCGATGACGCGATAGATAGACTTTTCATTGCCGGGGATGACACGCGAGCTCATCAGCACGGTATCGCCTGCATCGATGTGCGCGAACTTATGGTTATTGACTGCCGCCCGACTCAGAGCGCTCATAGGCTCGCCCTGTGTTCCACTGATCATGATGCACAGCTTGTCGGCTGGATGGTCCTTAATATGGCCGGGATTGATTACCAGCCCCTGCGGCAGGTCGAGGTAGCCAAGGTCCTGAGCGATCTCGGTCGAGTTGTCGAGCGAACGGCCGATAATTGCCACCTTGCGGCCATGCTGGTGCGCCAGCTCCATCGCCAGCCGAATACGGTGAATCGAAGACGAGAAGCAACTGAAGAACAGCTTCTTCTTTGCCTGGGCGAAGATCTCATCGAGCCTCGGCCTCACAGCGCGCTCGCTCGGCGTATATCCGTGACGGTCAACGTTGGTCGAGTCCTGCAGAAGCGCGAGAACTCCCTGCTTGCCCAGCTCGGCAAAGGCATGAAGATCGAACGGCTTTCCATCAGGAGGTGAGAGATCGACCTTGAAGTCGCCCGTATGCAGAATGACGCCCACGGGCGTATGAATGGCAAGCGCAACGCAATCCACCAACGAGTGCGTCACGCGAATGGGCATGATTGAGAAAGGCCCCAGCGTGAAGCGGCGCCCCGGCAGC
This region of Edaphobacter dinghuensis genomic DNA includes:
- a CDS encoding sensor domain-containing diguanylate cyclase, giving the protein MIPLLLLSAIGAFVFTVGGGLIVYSNTRHLIEIRNWLDHSQTVLSTLQLESQRLDRISSSMQLFQATGDINYLRASESSLAAAQSGVSTLQNLLQDNASQRRHVDELETSIDDLARAVETARQSRAVPDRQLQASHNVLDVIQQEERGLLTQRSNESQDSSVRSLLAGAGYLGLLLLVLVVLFGFLIRDALRRRSFEKQLSVANDNLEATIEALERRGAEAALLKTTRDELHLCVTSAEAQACTCRHLQALVPGSSGATLIINNSRSMLEIAATWNSPASLADGFAPDACCGLRAGHLRWRSPGHSAINCSHFTGEPPENYVCIPLTAQGETLGFVYLTFPTQEIADLARGRILQVNEMVELAAMTIASLNLRAKLENQSIRDGLTRLFNRHFMAIALEREVHRALRSTTPLAILMIDVDHFKAFNDTFGHEAGDTVLREVAECFRQSVRSEDVVCRYGGEEFIIILPETNEETAIERAELIREAVGKLRVRSKGETLRQISVSIGVAMYPAPAHDATDLVRLADRALYDAKHAGRDRVHVARESVSA
- a CDS encoding threonine ammonia-lyase; this encodes MSNLVTLDEIRAAKQRLAGVAVRTPLYRLERARLRMAKLPEPDFDIYIKAESEQPIGSFKLRGAYNMVAQLSPEALQRGVITYSSGNHAQGVAYAARALGAKAVIVMPDNTPEIKMAATKALGAEIVIVGLASSERQAKAEELAAQFGYAVIPPYDHPAIIAGQGTCAMEILEQLPSVDLIIAPVSGGGLLSGTGAAVKLTMPSVQVWGAEPELAADAKESFEARRLIRWPAEKTTRTIGDGLRTQSLGALNFEHILAYVDGIVTITEDEILSAMRTMLLATKLVPEPSGAVAFAAALYHARKLPRVRKVALVLSGGNLEPGLRKTLN
- a CDS encoding patatin-like phospholipase family protein; amino-acid sequence: MISFTKSAFSRSILLGLGCATLLSGVSAIAAQKPKIIPPKRPTIGLVLEGGGALGFAHIGAIEWLEAHHIPVDYVAGTSMGGLVGGLYAAGNNPDDIKSFVGRIHWPGVLSGQVPFQALSYRRKEDRLAYPNRLELGLKHGISVPRGLNSGAAVGLLFDRTLMPYYDLQSFDDLPIPFRCVATEIVTGKKHVFEDGSLAQAMRATMSIPGMFAPVQHGDEIYSDGAAVDNLPVDVARDMGADIVIAVYLDTGPVKSQSLSSPLAVAGRNVSIMVAANEQASMKNATVLIKADVSKFSATDFDKSAEIIPLGQEAAQAQAGALEKYALDDADWNAYLANRNSRRRTKVPVPQFVDVYGLKGAEQSEVAASFKKFVGKPVDTTAIERTISDLEGTGNYSIINYNLIDENGKPGLLIRPRTKDYAPPFLNLGLTLLSNDSNDIQLGFGARATFLDIAGPRSELRIDGMVGQVAGFDAELYKPLTLTSRWFVAPHAYVTHSETGYYSGSDQLAQFKQRRNGLGADIGYQFNARTELRAGEDYQWFGERRIVGNTIGQEFNITPLVTSVRFQYLGQDEVMLPTKGSEVYSNFSYYTQRPNSNSGLSQLNITTEHFIPSGKRGILFGTASGGTSFGASNLGLAGFSLGGPLRLTAYDRGELLSDDYFLGQAGYLVRLSHLNPIFGDAIYAGGFYEIAKLNGANANTPSVPNDGTAIVVMKTLIGPVYGGGSIGGSGHYKWYFGLGRIF
- a CDS encoding DUF6629 family protein, yielding MCFSASANFTGSAILGTIGVATLAEVKHRRAFMFAAMPLLFAVHQFIEGFVWLGIDNILPAYVAHDAGAAFVLYAQGLLPFLLPLSVYLIEPTRNRQKRMLWFVLLGGCLALYILWGLTAYPLQVSARGHSIVYFNPVTTTTVVAVLYVIATCGALLFSGFRYLIALGIANIAGLLVVMIVMRYAFTSIWCAYAAVISVLIYFHFRRRRRMPPVVYTATA
- a CDS encoding ribonuclease J → MTLDKLKMIPLGGLGEFGMNCMALRWQDDIIVIDAGLMFPEEELLGVDIVVPDISYLTENRDKVRAILLTHGHEDHIGGLPWILSELNVPVYGTEFTLAYVEGKLEEHNLLDEADLIEMLPGRRFTLGPFSIMPIRVTHSLVDCVALAIHTPVGVILHTGDFKVDLSPPDGKPFDLHAFAELGKQGVLALLQDSTNVDRHGYTPSERAVRPRLDEIFAQAKKKLFFSCFSSSIHRIRLAMELAHQHGRKVAIIGRSLDNSTEIAQDLGYLDLPQGLVINPGHIKDHPADKLCIMISGTQGEPMSALSRAAVNNHKFAHIDAGDTVLMSSRVIPGNEKSIYRVIDHLERRDAKVIYDDGASGLIHVSGHGSQEELRLMINLVRPKFFIPVHGDYRHLKRHVELAGSMGVVEKTILLEDGDVLELDKNSATKTGKVTVGRVCIDSGGASNDVVGDLIIRDRKHLSEDGIVLPIIAINKRTGLLENAPEIVMRGMAVAEQGLIPEARQIVQRTLDNSSPEEKADYGVIKEKIRTDLKRYIQKSTSRRPLIMPVILEI